One window of the Salvia splendens isolate huo1 chromosome 1, SspV2, whole genome shotgun sequence genome contains the following:
- the LOC121804060 gene encoding pentatricopeptide repeat-containing protein At4g20770-like, whose protein sequence is MLLVSMSQVSVVSWNVMIAGYAKGYHLQRAVECMERMQSSGVEPDEVTCVNMLAACLRSGDDETGLRIFNGMSVPGLASWNAMLSGYSQNEYHREAVMLYREMQFRKVRPDRTTFAIILSSCASMGLLESGKQIHDALWKAELSMDLYVRVD, encoded by the coding sequence ATGTTGCTCGTCAGTATGTCTCAAGTCAGTGTTGTTTCGTGGAATGTTATGATCGCAGGATATGCCAAGGGATACCATTTGCAGAGGGCGGTCGAGTGTATGGAGAGAATGCAGAGCAGTGGGGTTGAGCCtgatgaggtgacatgtgttaATATGCTTGCTGCGTGCTTGAGAAGTGGTGATGATGAAACGGGGCTTCGAATTTTCAATGGTATGTCGGTGCCAGGTTTGGCCTCGTGGAATGCTATGTTGTCGGGCTATTCCCAGAACGAATACCACAGGGAGGCGGTGATGCTCTATAGAGAGATGCAGTTTAGAAAAGTGAGGCCTGATCGAACTACGTTTGCTATAATTCTCAGTTCTTGTGCTTCCATGGGACTTTTAGAGAGCGGGAAGCAGATTCATGATGCCTTGTGGAAAGCTGAGCTATCGATGGACTTGTATGTACGAGTGGACTGA